The Aedes albopictus strain Foshan chromosome 1, AalbF5, whole genome shotgun sequence genomic interval TCCTCTTGGCCTGGCTACGGGCTGATCCCCGCAAGTATCGTCCCTACGTCCAGTTCAGAACTACGGAAATCCTGACGGACACGACGGTAGAGGAATGGCGCTGGGTTCCCACCCGGTTAAACATCGCAGACGAAGCAACCAAGTGGGGTAACGGCCCCAGTTTCGATGCCCAGGACAGATGGTACCGCGGTCCGGATTTTCTCTGGCAACCGGAGAGCGAGTGGCCAGCAAAAAACACCTTAATCGAAGAGCCAACGGATGAACTGAGAAAGATTAACGTGCATCAGGAAGTGACGACCGATCCAGTGCTGGAGTTCACCAAATTCTCAAGATGGGAGGATTTAATCAAGTCTCTGGCCTATCTGTACCACTTCATTAATCGCTGCTCGACCAAACAACGTGTTCCGACAAAATCCCGCCTGGCAACGTTGACACATCAAGACTTCGTATCCGCTGAAAATGGTTTGTGGCGAATGGTCCAAGCCCAGGAATTTGGAGAAGAAATTTCGTCATTGCAATCCACTGAATCGTCTGCACAGAGACGCGCACGGCATCCGAAATCGAGTTCGTTGGCAAAACTGTCGATATTCTTAGATGACGACGGCATTCTACGCTCGGAAAGCAGAATTGACCCAAAAGCTGCTTATTATCCCTACAATTTTCGGAACCCCATAATTGTTCCCAAGTATCACTACGTGACAGATCTTTTGATTCTTCGTTTCCACCGACGGTACGGTCATGCCAACACCGAGACCGTTCTGAATGAACTTCGGCAGCTCTACTGTATCCCGAAGATGCGATCTGTTGTTAAGAAGGCCGTTCAAAAGTGTATGTGGTGCCGCGTGTACCGTGCCAAACCGAATGCCCCTAGGATGGCTCCATTACCGCAGCCACGTGTTATGCCCTTCGTGCGTCCATTTACGCACACGGGCATCGACTATTTTGGGCCCCTGATAGTGAAGCAAGGACGCAGTCATGTTAAAAGGTGGGTAGCAATCTTCACCTGCCTCACCATACGTGCGGTGCACCTAGAGGTGGTGCATTCTTTGACGCTGCAGTCATGTAAGATGGCCATACGACGATTTGTGGACAAGCGAGGAGCTCCGCAGAACATCTTTAGTGATAATGGCACTTACTTTCACGGAGCTGCCAGAGAACTCGCTGCGGAAATCAAGAATATCAATCTCGCTTTGGCTGGTACCTTCACTAATGCCGAAACAGAGTGGCATTTCAATCCACCTTCTGCTCCCCACATGGGTGGTGTGTGGGAGCGGAAAGTGCGTTCAATTAAGGATGCTTTTAAGGTCCTGGCTCATCGCGAAAAACTCGATGACGAAGGACTACTCACGTTGCTGTCGGAGGCTTCAATGATCGTCAACTCCCGGCCACTCACATTTGTGCCGCTTGAATCCCCCGAACAAGAGGTGCTCACGCCGAACAGTTTTCTTTTGATGAGCACCAGTGGTACCAGCAACCTCGTGCGCATTCCCATCGACCAACCGATTTCGTTGCGCACGAATTGGGGAGTCATGCTACACCTCTTGAACCAGTTTTGGAAGACCTGGATCAAATCATATCTGCCAACCATCGCCAGGAGAACCAAATGGTTTGTAGAAGTTCGTCCTCTCCAGGTAGGTGACCTTGTGATTATAGTCGACGAAACGGTTAGAAACGGTTGGCTTCGTGGGAAAGTTGCCAAGACATATCCAGGTATAGATGGACAAGTGCGTAAAGTAGATGTGCAAACGGAAACAGGGATGCTGCAACGACCTTCCATTAAAGTGGCCCTTCTGGACGTGCTGCAGGATGGCAAGACCAACTAGCGATAAGGCCTTACGGGTCGGGGTGTTGACGCACCGTACGGACGAATAGGCCCTTTAGGTATGCCGTCGATTGGAGTCAACCGTCACAACGACAGCTGTTAACGTCACCGCTTCGCTTGTGAAGAAAAGATTTTTTCCTTATCATTGTTGACAGTATCGTGGACGAACTGCACACAAAATAATAGTATTACTATATAGTTTCCTAAAATTTATCCTGAATTAATATAAAAATCTGCACTAGAACTAGAATCGATAACCAGAATTATAATTCGGTTCAGAACAGGCGCAGTACATTATTGCTAGCGAACAATCAATCCAAAATCCTGCTTCTATAATTCTGTATAATTGATTGTACCAGACAGCAGTGCATAGTGTTTCGGATTAGGGCTCATTGCGTTCCAATAACCGCTAAACTAATTGTAAGTGTCAATCCTATATTTTATAAACAATTATAATAATGAAATATAATTACAGTCGAGTCTCGCTACGCTCGGACTACGGAAAAGTTTAAACACATTAAGTTTGCTTTTTTGTCAgtgttggttgggtggaggttgtggctcaacgagcgggttccgactgtataaCTGCAGTTATTTTTTCCGTGTTTGAACTCGAAGCGAAGTCAGCCCGTAATCAGCTTGGTAATCAGCTGTGTTCACATGCTCCCGTTGAGCGCTCGACAGCCGCTGACAGTTCGTTTGCGCGCCAAAACAATGCAAACAGTCCGGGAGTCGGGTGCAGAAGAAGCGCGCATTCTTGGCTAAATTCGGTGCAAACTGGTGTGGTTTCATTAGTTTTCgttaaatttgtgcaaaatatccTGAAATTAAGCTGTAAATCAATACAAATTGTGCATATTTTGATTCCTGTTGGTGCAAACTATCCGTGAAGTGCAAAAAACATGGACGGATTCGACGATGCCGGAATATTTTTCTCGGACAACTTCGGCGACGATGGTCAGCAACAGAACTCCAATCAGATCAACTTGCAGCAGCTGAAGAAAAAGTACCGGGAATTCATCCGGACGTTCTGCGAGGCCAACTTCAGTTACAAATATCGGTGAGTTGCCTGTGGGCTTGAACGATTTAAAAGGTAATTTTTATGGATTTTTGTATGATTTCAGTGACAACCTCAAACGGAACTATCTGCTGGGGCGCTACTATCTGGAGGTGGAAATCGAGGATCTGACCGGATTCGACGAGACCCTGGCGGACAAGCTGTACAAGCAACCGACGGAGCACTTGCAGATTTTCGAAGAAGCCGCTCGGGAGGTGGCCGATGAGATCACTTCTCCCCGGCCGGACGATGAGGAGCAGGTGCACGACATTCAGATTCTGTTGACTTCCGGTGCCAATCCGACCAACATTCGGGATCTGAAGTCGGAATGTGTCTCGCGGTTGGTCAAGGTCGCAGGTATCATCATTGCTGCCTCGGGGATCAAGGCCAAAGCGACCAATATTTCGATCCAGTGCCGGACCTGTAGCAATGTGATTCCGAACCTTCCGGTCAATCCAGGGTTGGAGGGCTACCAGTTGCCGAGGAAGTGCACAACGGAGCAAACCGGTCGGCCAAAGTGTCCCCTGGACCCGTACTTCATCATGCCGGACAAATGCAAGTGCGTCGACTTCCAGGTGCTGAAGATGCAGGAGTTGCCAGATTTTATTCCCCAGGGAGAGATTCCGCGGCATATGCAGCTGTTTTGCGACCGGACCTTATGTGAAAGGGTCGTCCCAGGGAACAGAGTTCTAATCCATGGCATCTTCTCGATTCGGAAGATTGGTAAGCCCAGCAAGCAGGATGGTCGGGAGAAGGCCATCGTGGGAGTTCGGGCCCCGTACATGAGGGTGGTTGGAATTACGGTGGACACGGAAGGTATGGGCTCCATTTCCCGTTTCACCAACATTACGACTGAAGAGGAATCCACTTTCCGGAAGCTGGCGGCCAACCCGAACGTCTACGACACCCTGTCGGAAAGTTTGGCTCCGAGCATTTTCGGCTCGCAGGACATCAAAAAGGCGATCGTTTGTCTGTTGTTTGGAGGATCGAGGAAGCGAATGCCGGATGGTTTGACACGTCGTGGCGACATCAACATTCTGCTGCTTGGAGATCCCGGAACGGCCAAGTCTCAGCTGTTgaagttcgtggaaaaagttgcCCCAATTGCGGTTTACACGTCTGGTAAGGGTTCCAGTGCTGCCGGTTTGACCGCATCGGTAATCAGAGATCCGGCAACCCGGAATTTCGTCATGGAAGGAGGCGCCATGGTCCTGGCCGATGGTGGTGTAGTCTGTATTGACGAGTTCGACAAAATGAAGGAAGACGACCGCGTTGCCATCCACGAAGCCATGGAACAACAGACCATTTCCATTGCTAAGGCCGGAATTACAACTACACTGAACTCGCGCTGCTCGGTGCTGGCTGCCGCCAACTCGATCTTCGGTCGCTGGGACGACACCAAGGGTGAGGAGAACATCGATTTCATGCCAACCATCCTTTCCCGTTTCGATATGATCTTCATCGTAAAGGATGTTCACGATCAAACTCGTGATATCACCCTGGCAAAGCATGTCATGAACATTCACATGAACGCCAACAAGGCAACCCTTGAAACACAGGAAGGTGAAATCCCGCTTGCTTTGTTCAAAAAGTACATCAACTACTGCCGGACGCACTGCGGACCCCGTCTGAACGAGGAAGCTGCCGAGAAGCTCAAATCCCGGTATGTCCTGATGCGCAGCGGAGCTGGCGAACACGAACGCTTGGCGGACAAGCGTCTCTCGATTCCGATCACCGTCCGCCAGCTGGAAGCCATCATCCGTATTTCGGAATCCCTTGCCAAGATGCAGCTTCAACCGTTTGCCACGGAAGCTCACGTAACCGAAGCCCTTCGTCTGTTCCAAGTCTCCACCCTGGATGCGGCCATGTCCGGTTCGTTGGCCGGAGCCGAGGGATTCTCCACCGAGGAGGACACCGAAGTGCTCAACCGGATCGAGAGGCAGCTGAAGCGTCGGTTTGCCATCGGATCGCAGGTGTCCGAGCAGAGCATCATCCAGGACTTTGCCCGGCAGAAGTACCCGGAGCGGGCCGTGCTGAAGGTGATCCACACCATGATTCGACGCGGCGAGCTGCAGCACCGGATGCAGAGGAAGATGCTGTACCGGTTGTCTTGAGGCGCCAGCTGCGTTGGATTTTACGTGTGTACCTTTCACTATCTACTGTTTACTTTGTCGTTTgtgtaccgtcagtgtaccagtagccgctcatgacccaatagccgctcactgttgcaaaaatcaagtttacacgcataaatacactcttttcggtgctgatattcttggacaatataaattagacgagagcaaagccattttatgcaatatttaccggataacataaattttaaaatgtagctaatttcatgtgttccaataaccgctcacgcaaaaaaatacgtcaaaatcgtaaaatctgccgattttagtacacagtttGTTTAATCCCTATTATACACTCCAAcggaacaggaaaaaataattgtaaaaacatagagttgcaaaaataatgcacttttccgcaaaagtatatttaaaagatggcaaaaatttgttcgtgagcggaattaggaccactttggtctcacgccaaatgtaataaaatcatacttttatgaaaagttttatATAAGTCTTGATTTATATCTGATTGCACTTAGATTGAACTAACAgaaaatggaaaaacattacaaattggcttaacagtcattcaacagatgatgtttttctgcgaaactggccttagatgagcggaatctggtaccttGATGGTATTTGTAATTCCAGTTTACATTACGAAATTTTAGGATTAATATAAAGTAAAACGTTTAAAAACTATACTTTGTTGCTTTATTTCAGTGTATTCGATTTCTCAATTTGGAAGTTGATTcattcctgtctgtctgtctgtctgtctgtctgtctgtctgtctgtctgtctgtctgtctgtctgtctgtctgtctgtctgtctgtctgtctgtctgtctgtctgtctgtctgtctgtctgtctgtctgtctgtctgtctgtctgtctgtctgtctgtctgtctgtctgtctgtctgtctgtctgtctgtctgtctgtctgtctgtctgtctgtctgtctgtctgtctgtctgtctgtctgtctgtctgtctgtctgtctgtctgtctgtctgtctgtctgtctgtctgtctgtctgtctgtctgtctgtctgtctgtctgtctgtctgtctgtctgtctgtctgtctgtctgtctgtctgtctgtctgtctgtctgtctgtctgtctgtctgtctgtctgtctgtctgtctgtctgtctgtctgtctgtctgtctgtctgtctgtctgtctgtctgtctgtctgtctgtctgtctgtctgtctgtctgtctgtctgtctgtctgtctgtctgtctgtctgtctgtctgtctgtctgtctgtctgtctgtctgtctgtctgtctgtctgtctgtctgtctgtctgtctgtctgtctgtctgtctgtctgtctgtctgtctgtctgtctgtctgtctgtctgtctgtctgtctgtctgtctgtctgtctgtctgtctgtctgtctgtctgtctgtctgtctgtctgtctgtctgtctgtctgtctgtctgtctgtctgtctgtctgtctgtctgtctgtctgtctgtctgtctgtctgtctgtctgtctgtctgtctgtctgtctgtctgtctgtctgtctgtctgtctgtctgtctgtctgtctgtctgtctgtctgtctgtctgtctgtctgtctgtctgtctgtctgtctgtctgtctgtctgtctgtctgtctgtctgtctgtctgtctgtctgtctgtctgtctgtctgtctgtctgtctgtctgtctgtctgtctgtctgtctgtctgtctgtctgtctgtctgtctgtctgtctgtctgtctgtctgtctgtctgtctgtctgtctgtctgtctgtctgtctgtctgtctgtctgtctgtttgtctgtctgtctgtctgtttgtctgtctgtctgtctgtctgtctgtctgtctgtctgtctg includes:
- the LOC109404030 gene encoding DNA replication licensing factor Mcm5: MDGFDDAGIFFSDNFGDDGQQQNSNQINLQQLKKKYREFIRTFCEANFSYKYRDNLKRNYLLGRYYLEVEIEDLTGFDETLADKLYKQPTEHLQIFEEAAREVADEITSPRPDDEEQVHDIQILLTSGANPTNIRDLKSECVSRLVKVAGIIIAASGIKAKATNISIQCRTCSNVIPNLPVNPGLEGYQLPRKCTTEQTGRPKCPLDPYFIMPDKCKCVDFQVLKMQELPDFIPQGEIPRHMQLFCDRTLCERVVPGNRVLIHGIFSIRKIGKPSKQDGREKAIVGVRAPYMRVVGITVDTEGMGSISRFTNITTEEESTFRKLAANPNVYDTLSESLAPSIFGSQDIKKAIVCLLFGGSRKRMPDGLTRRGDINILLLGDPGTAKSQLLKFVEKVAPIAVYTSGKGSSAAGLTASVIRDPATRNFVMEGGAMVLADGGVVCIDEFDKMKEDDRVAIHEAMEQQTISIAKAGITTTLNSRCSVLAAANSIFGRWDDTKGEENIDFMPTILSRFDMIFIVKDVHDQTRDITLAKHVMNIHMNANKATLETQEGEIPLALFKKYINYCRTHCGPRLNEEAAEKLKSRYVLMRSGAGEHERLADKRLSIPITVRQLEAIIRISESLAKMQLQPFATEAHVTEALRLFQVSTLDAAMSGSLAGAEGFSTEEDTEVLNRIERQLKRRFAIGSQVSEQSIIQDFARQKYPERAVLKVIHTMIRRGELQHRMQRKMLYRLS